In one Brevibacillus composti genomic region, the following are encoded:
- a CDS encoding lytic transglycosylase domain-containing protein has product MTRSKRAFLFLFVLMAVFFLINTPMVWKWMYPIKYEKEILEASSRYQVDPYLILAVIRSESGFQPDRVSKKGAIGLMQVMPETAEWIVEQANLQPSGENYLYDPVMNIHIGTWYLSFLEKRYEGDPVKMIAAYNAGPGKVSSWLAKEQWNGKRETIEDIPFGETRLYVQRVLYYHDRYQNIYSNMLE; this is encoded by the coding sequence ATGACCAGGAGCAAGAGAGCGTTCTTGTTTCTTTTTGTTCTGATGGCCGTCTTTTTCCTGATCAATACCCCGATGGTCTGGAAGTGGATGTATCCGATCAAATATGAAAAGGAGATCCTGGAGGCTTCCAGCCGGTATCAAGTCGATCCCTACCTGATTCTCGCGGTCATCCGTTCCGAGAGCGGCTTTCAGCCGGATCGGGTATCCAAGAAGGGGGCCATCGGCTTGATGCAGGTCATGCCGGAGACAGCGGAGTGGATCGTCGAACAGGCCAATTTGCAGCCAAGCGGGGAAAATTACCTGTACGATCCCGTGATGAATATTCACATTGGCACCTGGTATCTCTCTTTTCTGGAGAAGCGGTATGAAGGCGATCCGGTCAAAATGATCGCCGCCTACAACGCCGGGCCGGGCAAGGTGAGCAGCTGGCTGGCAAAGGAGCAATGGAACGGCAAGCGGGAGACGATCGAGGACATTCCGTTTGGAGAAACCAGACTGTACGTACAGCGGGTCCTGTACTACCATGACCGCTATCAAAATATCTATTCGAATATGCTGGAGTAA
- the coaE gene encoding dephospho-CoA kinase (Dephospho-CoA kinase (CoaE) performs the final step in coenzyme A biosynthesis.): MILGLTGGIATGKSTVTAMLRERGIPVIDADQIAREVVEPGKPAYESIVRYFGEEILLPDGQIDRAKLGEIVFSDEAERQKLNTIVHPEVRRVMREQAEEAEKNGATIVFLDIPLLFESRLQHMVDKVVVVYAPAEMQMARMMERDEFDEEQAEKRLRAQWPIEQKKEEADFVIDNTGSREETEKQVEQLVRRLKADVAP; encoded by the coding sequence ATGATTCTGGGATTGACAGGAGGCATCGCCACAGGTAAAAGCACAGTCACCGCTATGCTTCGGGAGAGAGGGATACCTGTCATCGATGCGGACCAGATTGCCCGCGAGGTGGTGGAGCCCGGTAAACCGGCTTATGAGTCGATCGTTCGCTACTTTGGAGAGGAGATCCTGCTGCCTGACGGTCAGATCGACCGCGCCAAGCTGGGGGAGATTGTGTTTTCCGATGAAGCGGAGCGCCAGAAGCTCAATACCATCGTCCACCCGGAGGTCCGCCGCGTCATGCGCGAGCAGGCGGAGGAGGCCGAAAAAAACGGCGCCACGATCGTTTTTCTCGATATTCCGCTGCTCTTTGAAAGCAGGCTGCAGCACATGGTAGACAAGGTAGTCGTCGTCTACGCCCCGGCCGAAATGCAGATGGCCCGGATGATGGAGCGGGACGAGTTTGATGAAGAGCAGGCGGAAAAGCGTCTGCGCGCCCAGTGGCCCATCGAGCAAAAGAAGGAAGAAGCCGATTTTGTTATCGACAACACCGGATCCCGCGAAGAGACGGAAAAACAGGTGGAGCAGCTGGTGCGCAGGCTGAAGGCGGACGTGGCTCCATGA
- the mutM gene encoding DNA-formamidopyrimidine glycosylase, with amino-acid sequence MPELPEVETVVRTLQRLVLGKTIARVSVLLPRIIRRPDDVEEFKALLAGQTIHAIKRRAKFIQFVLDRDVLISHLRMEGRYGLYQAEEPVEKHTHVIFHFTDGTELRYRDVRQFGTMDLIPLGLETAEGPLAKLGVEPLDPNFTAEVLRGLLKGRTTKIKPLLLNQECIVGLGNIYVDESLFRAGIHPERPAGKLTAEQTARLHAAIVTTLSEAVEQGGSSIKSYVNGQGEMGMFQQSLLVYGRKGEPCTKCGTPIIRFVVGGRGTHICPACQKAGKRTKQ; translated from the coding sequence ATGCCGGAATTGCCAGAGGTGGAAACGGTTGTGCGGACGCTGCAGCGTCTCGTCCTCGGGAAGACGATTGCCCGGGTCAGCGTGCTTTTGCCCCGCATCATTCGCAGACCGGATGATGTGGAGGAGTTCAAGGCGCTGCTGGCCGGCCAGACGATTCACGCCATCAAGCGGCGGGCCAAATTCATCCAGTTCGTGTTGGATCGGGACGTGCTCATCTCTCACCTCCGCATGGAGGGGCGCTACGGCTTGTATCAGGCCGAGGAGCCTGTCGAGAAGCATACGCATGTGATCTTTCACTTTACGGACGGCACGGAGCTGAGGTACCGGGATGTCCGGCAGTTCGGGACGATGGACCTGATCCCGCTGGGGCTGGAGACGGCCGAGGGGCCGCTGGCCAAGCTGGGTGTCGAGCCCCTGGACCCGAACTTTACGGCGGAGGTATTGCGCGGCCTGCTCAAAGGGCGGACGACCAAAATCAAACCGCTGCTGCTGAACCAGGAATGTATTGTCGGTTTGGGGAATATTTATGTGGACGAGTCACTCTTCCGCGCAGGAATCCACCCGGAACGTCCTGCCGGCAAGCTGACCGCTGAACAGACCGCCCGGTTGCACGCGGCTATCGTGACGACGCTCTCGGAAGCCGTGGAGCAGGGAGGCAGCTCGATCAAGTCCTACGTGAACGGCCAGGGAGAGATGGGGATGTTCCAACAATCCCTCCTGGTTTACGGGCGCAAGGGAGAACCGTGCACCAAGTGCGGAACCCCGATCATCCGCTTCGTCGTTGGCGGACGAGGCACACACATCTGTCCAGCCTGTCAAAAAGCAGGCAAGCGAACAAAACAGTGA
- the polA gene encoding DNA polymerase I has translation MSHLVLIDGNSIANRAFYALPLLSTSAGLHTNAVLGFTTMLLKVLEEMKPTHVLVAFDAGKVVFRHSEFAEYKGGRSKTPPELSEQFPLIRELLDAFSIRRFELEGYEADDIIGTLTLRADENNWKTTVITGDKDMLQLVSDNVSVALTRKGVSEIEMYTPKEIEEKYGLKPLQIIDLKGLMGDSSDNIPGVPGVGEKTALKLLHEYGSVEAVLDNVDKISGKKLQENLRENVDKAKLSKALATIMRDAPVEVNVEETSYQGYEADPVVDFFKKMEFKSLLPKVKGTATAEGGEVTEAAPFSFEVVEEGQTSQFADKLTSPMAFYVEMDGENYHHAPILGFGLAADGVALYVPWDVAKEWTAFREWLADESREKWVFDGKRDTVGLAWHGLELAGIRFDSYLASYLLNAAESSPQVADIAAHYAEIRVLPDEEVYGKGAKRIVPESDVLSEHVARKAAALWQCVPRIRTEVEASRLDELLKRIEEPLSLVLAAMEKQGVKVNESRLQQMGEELDAQLEKLTEQIYELAGTSFNINSPKQLGEILFDKLDLPVLKKTKTGPSTSADVLEKLAPYHPIIEVILHYRQLGKLRSTYIEGLTKEIHPGTGKVHTLFNQATTATGRLSSTEPNLQNIPIRLEEGRKIREAFIPSEEGWYILAADYSQIELRVLAHISGDENLIDAFQKDMDIHTRTAMDVFGVAQEEVTSLMRRQAKAVNFGIVYGISDYGLSQNLNITRKEAGEFIERYFAVFSGVKKYMEDIVQQAKQDGYVTTLLHRRRYLPDIKSSNFNLRSFAERTAMNTPIQGTAADIIKLAMIRMQEKMREKGLKSRMLLQVHDELIFEVPEDELEIMKQLVPEVMEHALELKVPLKADVNYGRSWYEAK, from the coding sequence ATGAGCCATTTGGTGTTGATTGACGGGAACAGTATCGCCAACCGGGCGTTTTACGCGTTGCCGCTTTTGTCCACATCGGCGGGATTGCACACCAATGCGGTGCTGGGCTTTACCACGATGCTGCTCAAGGTGCTGGAAGAGATGAAGCCGACGCATGTGCTGGTCGCTTTCGATGCGGGCAAAGTGGTGTTTCGCCACAGCGAATTTGCAGAGTATAAAGGAGGGCGGAGCAAGACGCCGCCTGAGCTGTCCGAGCAGTTCCCGCTGATTCGCGAGCTCCTGGACGCCTTCTCCATTCGGCGCTTTGAGCTGGAAGGCTACGAGGCGGATGATATTATCGGGACCCTCACCCTGCGTGCGGACGAAAACAACTGGAAAACGACCGTGATTACGGGCGACAAGGACATGCTCCAGCTCGTATCCGACAATGTCTCCGTCGCGCTCACCCGCAAAGGCGTCAGCGAGATCGAGATGTATACACCGAAGGAAATCGAAGAGAAGTACGGTTTGAAGCCGCTGCAAATCATCGACCTCAAAGGCTTGATGGGCGACAGCTCGGACAACATTCCGGGCGTGCCGGGCGTCGGCGAAAAGACGGCGCTGAAGCTGCTCCACGAGTACGGCTCCGTCGAGGCCGTGCTGGACAACGTGGACAAGATCTCGGGCAAAAAACTGCAGGAAAACCTGCGGGAAAACGTGGACAAAGCCAAGCTGAGCAAAGCGCTGGCGACGATCATGCGCGATGCTCCGGTCGAGGTGAACGTGGAGGAGACTTCGTACCAGGGATATGAGGCTGATCCCGTCGTGGACTTCTTCAAAAAGATGGAGTTTAAGTCGCTGCTGCCCAAAGTGAAGGGAACGGCAACAGCGGAGGGCGGAGAGGTAACGGAAGCCGCGCCCTTTTCCTTTGAAGTGGTGGAGGAGGGACAGACTTCACAGTTTGCGGACAAGCTGACCTCGCCGATGGCTTTTTACGTGGAAATGGACGGGGAGAACTACCACCATGCGCCGATCCTGGGATTTGGTCTGGCGGCCGATGGCGTCGCGCTCTACGTCCCTTGGGATGTAGCCAAGGAGTGGACGGCTTTTCGGGAGTGGCTGGCGGACGAATCCCGCGAAAAATGGGTATTTGACGGCAAACGAGATACCGTCGGCCTGGCCTGGCACGGGCTGGAGCTTGCCGGCATCCGTTTTGACAGCTATCTCGCTTCCTATCTGCTGAATGCGGCGGAGAGCAGCCCGCAGGTGGCCGATATCGCTGCACATTATGCCGAGATCCGGGTGCTGCCGGATGAAGAGGTGTACGGCAAGGGAGCGAAGCGGATCGTACCAGAGTCGGATGTGCTGAGCGAACACGTGGCGCGCAAGGCTGCAGCCCTGTGGCAGTGTGTGCCGCGCATCCGGACAGAAGTGGAAGCGAGCCGGCTGGATGAGCTGTTGAAGCGTATCGAGGAACCGCTCAGCCTGGTGCTGGCGGCGATGGAAAAGCAAGGCGTCAAGGTGAACGAAAGCCGATTGCAGCAGATGGGAGAGGAACTGGACGCCCAGCTCGAGAAACTGACCGAACAGATCTACGAGCTTGCCGGCACCTCCTTTAACATCAACTCGCCCAAGCAGCTTGGCGAAATCCTTTTTGACAAGCTGGATCTCCCTGTGCTGAAAAAGACCAAGACCGGGCCGTCCACCAGCGCGGATGTACTGGAAAAACTGGCCCCCTATCACCCGATTATTGAGGTGATTCTGCATTATCGCCAATTGGGCAAGCTGCGCTCCACCTATATCGAAGGACTGACCAAGGAAATCCACCCGGGTACAGGCAAGGTGCACACCCTGTTTAATCAGGCAACCACCGCGACGGGCCGCCTGTCCAGCACAGAGCCCAATCTGCAGAACATCCCGATTCGCCTGGAGGAAGGACGAAAAATCCGCGAGGCCTTTATCCCTTCGGAAGAGGGCTGGTACATCTTAGCGGCGGACTACTCCCAGATCGAGCTGCGCGTCCTGGCCCATATCTCGGGCGATGAGAATCTGATCGACGCCTTCCAGAAAGACATGGACATTCATACCCGCACGGCGATGGATGTGTTTGGCGTAGCGCAGGAGGAAGTGACGTCGCTGATGCGCCGTCAGGCCAAGGCCGTCAACTTCGGGATCGTCTACGGCATCAGCGATTACGGCTTGTCGCAGAATCTGAACATCACCCGGAAAGAAGCGGGAGAGTTTATCGAGCGTTATTTCGCCGTCTTCTCCGGCGTCAAGAAGTACATGGAGGATATCGTCCAGCAGGCCAAGCAGGACGGCTATGTAACCACCCTGCTTCATCGCAGGCGCTACCTGCCGGACATTAAAAGCAGCAATTTCAATCTGCGCTCGTTTGCCGAGCGGACGGCGATGAATACGCCGATTCAGGGAACGGCTGCCGATATTATCAAACTGGCAATGATCCGCATGCAGGAGAAGATGCGGGAAAAAGGGCTGAAGAGCCGCATGCTGCTTCAGGTGCATGACGAACTGATTTTCGAAGTGCCAGAGGACGAGCTGGAGATCATGAAGCAGCTCGTTCCCGAGGTGATGGAGCATGCGCTGGAATTAAAAGTCCCGCTGAAAGCGGATGTCAATTACGGGCGGAGCTGGTACGAAGCCAAGTAA
- a CDS encoding N-acetylmuramoyl-L-alanine amidase family protein produces the protein MRKYRFFIVLMVLFLLFPERSAAVPLANVQVLIDVGHGGVDPGTSFGSVLEKEINLQVGKRLYRQLTEKGYRAVLNRDRDIALSDENHWLKNPSRHIRDLAQRRHLAKEMSPQLMVSLHVNWSSDARRRGPVVIYQPNEQSYWLASILQENLNRLAKTNARPVKGGTYYLLKQQYCPTVIIEMGFIGNYADRLMLTTPKQQEQLARAIGEGIAEYLMLTHELNGEGSRQSNGEPQRSWWQRIWNAVRH, from the coding sequence ATGAGAAAGTACAGGTTCTTCATCGTGCTGATGGTATTGTTCCTGCTGTTTCCGGAGCGGAGTGCAGCCGTTCCGCTTGCCAATGTCCAGGTCTTGATCGATGTCGGTCACGGAGGTGTGGATCCAGGTACATCATTCGGTTCGGTTTTGGAAAAGGAGATTAACTTGCAGGTGGGAAAGCGCCTGTACCGCCAGTTGACGGAGAAGGGGTATCGCGCGGTTCTTAACCGGGATCGGGATATTGCGCTGAGCGACGAGAATCACTGGCTGAAAAATCCCTCCCGCCATATCCGCGATCTCGCCCAGCGCCGTCATCTGGCAAAAGAGATGTCCCCCCAGCTGATGGTGAGCCTGCATGTCAACTGGTCATCGGATGCGAGGCGGCGCGGTCCGGTCGTGATTTACCAGCCGAATGAACAGAGCTACTGGCTGGCCTCGATTCTCCAGGAGAACCTGAACCGGCTGGCCAAGACGAATGCCCGCCCTGTCAAAGGGGGCACGTACTATCTGCTCAAACAGCAATACTGTCCAACTGTCATCATTGAGATGGGGTTTATCGGAAACTACGCGGACCGCCTCATGCTGACCACACCGAAGCAGCAAGAGCAGCTGGCGCGGGCGATCGGCGAAGGGATTGCCGAATACCTCATGCTGACGCATGAACTCAATGGAGAAGGCAGTCGGCAATCGAACGGAGAACCGCAGCGCAGCTGGTGGCAGCGCATCTGGAACGCCGTCCGCCACTAG
- a CDS encoding DMT family transporter encodes MNKQIEKPFFPPYLALFLGVVAISTSAIFVKLSDAPSPIIATYRLIFSVVLTLPLLFWNRGAIGEILRMPRKQWLLCALSGAFLASHFLLWFESLNYTSVASSTVLVTLQPLFAFVGGYFFFGEKVRPLALAGGLLAIVGSFVIGWGDFQVGGMALWGDILALSGAATVTGYWLIAQYIRQYLSSFSYTLVVYSFTSIILVAYDLALGYSLTGYSAENWGWFFCLALFPTLLGHSILNWIIKWLNTTTISMGILGEPVGTAILAYFILGEVVTLPQYVGGLIILAGIYLFIRYNQPVKGVETSEPTAASQKKLA; translated from the coding sequence ATGAACAAACAGATAGAAAAGCCTTTTTTTCCACCCTATCTCGCCTTGTTTCTCGGGGTCGTGGCCATCTCGACATCGGCGATTTTCGTCAAACTTTCCGATGCGCCATCGCCGATCATCGCCACGTACCGGCTGATTTTCTCGGTCGTCCTGACACTGCCGCTCCTTTTTTGGAACCGCGGCGCCATCGGCGAAATTCTGCGCATGCCCCGCAAACAATGGCTGCTATGCGCGCTTTCGGGCGCTTTCCTGGCCAGTCATTTCCTGCTTTGGTTTGAGTCTTTAAACTATACATCGGTGGCCAGCTCTACGGTTCTGGTAACGCTCCAGCCCCTCTTTGCCTTTGTCGGCGGGTATTTCTTTTTCGGGGAAAAAGTGAGGCCGCTCGCGCTTGCCGGCGGACTGTTGGCCATCGTCGGCAGCTTTGTCATCGGGTGGGGGGATTTCCAGGTAGGCGGCATGGCCCTGTGGGGAGATATCCTCGCCTTGTCCGGCGCGGCCACCGTTACCGGCTACTGGCTGATCGCCCAGTACATCCGGCAGTATCTCTCGTCCTTTTCCTATACCTTGGTCGTCTACTCGTTTACCAGCATCATCCTCGTCGCCTACGATCTCGCCCTCGGCTATTCGCTGACCGGGTACTCGGCGGAAAATTGGGGCTGGTTCTTCTGCCTGGCGCTGTTTCCGACTTTGCTCGGCCACTCGATCCTGAACTGGATCATCAAATGGCTGAATACGACGACGATCTCGATGGGCATTCTGGGCGAACCGGTCGGTACCGCGATCCTCGCGTACTTCATTCTCGGCGAAGTCGTCACGCTGCCGCAGTACGTAGGAGGGCTGATCATCCTCGCCGGAATCTACCTGTTTATCCGCTACAACCAACCCGTTAAAGGAGTGGAAACAAGTGAGCCAACTGCCGCCTCGCAGAAAAAGCTTGCGTGA
- a CDS encoding branched-chain amino acid aminotransferase encodes MALQLDVVLTKQKKEKPDFGRLGFGQHFTDHMFIMDYNPEKGWYDPRIVPYAPVTLDPAAMVFHYGQAVFEGLKAYRTKDNRILLFRPEKNMQRMNISNDRMSIPPVDEAFLLDALKKLVEIEQDWVPTAPGTSLYIRPFIFSTEPYLGVRASQTYKLLIILSPVGAYYAGGMTPVKIHVENKFVRAVRGGTGNAKTAGNYAASLKAQNEAKDLGYEQVLWMDGVEGKYIEEVGAMNVFFKIKGEVWTPALNGSILDGVTRNSVIHLLRDWGIPVQEKRIAMEEIYQAHLNGELEEAFGTGTAAVISPIGELNWNGNQLCIHEKSVGELTMKLYETLTGIQYGEVEDKYGWTVQVNETVASS; translated from the coding sequence ATGGCATTGCAGCTGGATGTAGTGTTGACCAAGCAGAAGAAGGAGAAACCTGATTTTGGCCGCTTGGGATTTGGACAGCATTTTACCGACCACATGTTTATCATGGATTACAACCCGGAGAAGGGCTGGTACGATCCGCGCATCGTACCGTACGCCCCTGTCACGCTGGACCCGGCAGCCATGGTATTTCATTATGGACAAGCGGTGTTCGAAGGGTTGAAAGCCTACCGCACAAAGGATAACCGGATTCTGTTGTTTCGTCCGGAAAAGAACATGCAGCGGATGAATATCTCCAACGATCGAATGAGCATTCCTCCGGTAGATGAGGCGTTCCTGCTGGATGCGCTCAAGAAGCTGGTCGAGATCGAGCAAGACTGGGTTCCGACGGCGCCCGGCACATCGCTGTACATCCGGCCGTTTATTTTTTCGACGGAGCCGTATTTGGGCGTCCGGGCGTCCCAGACCTACAAGCTGCTGATCATCCTGTCGCCGGTGGGGGCTTATTATGCGGGCGGCATGACCCCGGTCAAAATCCACGTGGAAAACAAATTCGTGCGGGCCGTCAGAGGCGGGACCGGCAACGCCAAAACGGCCGGCAACTACGCTGCCAGCCTGAAAGCACAAAATGAAGCGAAGGATCTCGGGTACGAGCAAGTGCTGTGGATGGACGGCGTGGAAGGCAAGTACATCGAAGAGGTCGGCGCGATGAACGTCTTCTTCAAGATAAAGGGAGAGGTATGGACGCCTGCTCTGAACGGCAGCATTCTGGATGGGGTTACCCGCAATTCCGTCATCCATCTGCTCCGCGATTGGGGCATCCCGGTTCAGGAAAAGCGGATTGCCATGGAAGAGATCTATCAGGCGCATCTCAACGGAGAGCTGGAGGAAGCCTTCGGCACCGGTACGGCGGCCGTCATTTCGCCGATCGGGGAACTGAACTGGAACGGCAACCAGCTCTGTATTCACGAGAAATCTGTCGGGGAACTGACGATGAAGCTGTATGAGACGCTGACAGGCATTCAATACGGAGAAGTCGAGGACAAATATGGCTGGACGGTGCAAGTGAACGAAACCGTTGCGAGCTCGTAA
- a CDS encoding DHA2 family efflux MFS transporter permease subunit — protein MAEAWAQQKEERSGGMWITLLAILMGTFVAILNNSLINVALPTLVNVFGSTTDTIQWVLTGYMLANAVVIPMSGSLGDKFGYKRIFLLSLTAFTASSVLCALAWSDTSIIAFRIIQGLSGGFIMPIGMSMIYMVVPREKIGMALGLFGIASMVAPAIGPTLGGYLIQYLSWKFLFLISVPVGIFAIIMSSALLKETTKKPDLKFDYPGAILSIIACGSLLLALSKGQSEGWTSFYIVSLLFVAFSALALFIWVELGKKEPLLNLSLFKIPVFTLSVITSSFVMMGMMGGIFIMPIFLQNIQGMTAMDSGLLLMPQSIAMAVMMPISGKLLDKYGIGPIALVGLSIMGIMTYELHNLEADTPHHWLNTILTIRGLGIGLCMMTLSTVGMNAVPRAIVGNASSLSNVIRQVMSSFGIAILTMVMTTRTNFHSAAISESISVTSLTAAEFLKGLTGMYTQAGVDAAAAQGGASSMLVGLIVKEATVRGMADALLISAIPIFVSIPLLYFLHKKPTPPKAAENQQKAAA, from the coding sequence ATGGCAGAAGCTTGGGCCCAGCAGAAGGAAGAGAGGAGTGGCGGGATGTGGATAACGCTCCTGGCCATTCTCATGGGGACCTTCGTTGCGATTCTGAACAACAGCCTGATTAACGTCGCTTTGCCTACGCTGGTTAACGTTTTCGGTTCCACGACAGATACGATCCAATGGGTCCTCACGGGATACATGCTGGCAAACGCGGTGGTGATCCCGATGAGCGGATCGCTGGGCGACAAATTTGGATACAAGCGTATTTTTTTGCTCTCATTGACCGCCTTTACCGCTTCCTCGGTTCTGTGTGCGCTGGCCTGGAGCGACACGAGCATCATCGCCTTCCGGATTATTCAAGGCTTGAGCGGGGGCTTTATCATGCCGATCGGCATGTCGATGATCTACATGGTGGTTCCCCGAGAAAAAATCGGGATGGCGCTGGGGCTGTTCGGGATCGCCTCGATGGTGGCTCCCGCCATCGGCCCGACGCTGGGCGGGTATTTGATTCAATACCTCAGCTGGAAGTTTTTGTTTTTGATCAGTGTGCCTGTAGGAATTTTCGCGATTATCATGAGCAGTGCCCTCCTCAAGGAAACGACGAAAAAGCCCGATCTGAAGTTCGACTATCCGGGCGCGATCCTCTCCATCATCGCTTGCGGCTCTCTGCTGCTGGCCTTGAGCAAAGGGCAATCCGAAGGGTGGACTTCATTTTACATCGTCAGTCTATTGTTCGTCGCCTTCTCTGCATTGGCGCTGTTCATCTGGGTCGAGCTCGGGAAAAAGGAACCTTTGCTCAATCTCAGCCTGTTTAAAATCCCGGTCTTTACGCTTAGCGTCATCACCTCCAGCTTCGTCATGATGGGGATGATGGGCGGGATTTTCATCATGCCGATCTTCCTGCAAAACATCCAGGGGATGACGGCGATGGATTCGGGCCTGCTGCTCATGCCGCAATCGATCGCGATGGCTGTAATGATGCCGATCAGCGGCAAGCTCCTGGACAAATACGGGATTGGACCGATTGCGTTGGTCGGCCTGTCGATCATGGGGATCATGACCTATGAGCTGCACAATCTGGAGGCCGATACGCCTCATCATTGGCTGAACACGATTCTGACCATTCGCGGACTCGGGATCGGGCTGTGCATGATGACGCTCTCGACGGTGGGGATGAATGCCGTTCCCCGTGCGATCGTCGGGAATGCGTCGTCCTTGTCCAATGTCATTCGCCAGGTGATGAGCTCGTTTGGGATCGCGATTTTGACGATGGTGATGACGACGCGCACCAATTTCCATTCGGCTGCGATCTCAGAGAGCATTTCGGTGACCTCCCTGACTGCCGCTGAATTTCTCAAGGGATTGACGGGCATGTATACGCAGGCAGGCGTGGATGCAGCTGCGGCGCAAGGAGGAGCCAGCTCCATGCTGGTAGGCTTGATCGTCAAGGAAGCGACAGTCCGGGGCATGGCAGATGCCCTGCTCATCTCGGCGATCCCGATCTTTGTCTCCATCCCGCTGCTCTACTTCCTGCATAAAAAACCGACCCCGCCAAAAGCAGCGGAAAACCAGCAAAAAGCGGCAGCCTAA
- a CDS encoding efflux RND transporter periplasmic adaptor subunit: MHKARQWKTLGTVLAAVSLLAAGCSEPSAAGEAEKVPVVKVWKVDVAAASTISGGKIAPSDEIQVVSKLPGKVAEIHVKEGSVVKKGDLLLTLDAADYREQTKQAEAAIASAQARLRDTQAGTRTQELQRLASNVEQAQAALQVAENTANRMKALFDSGAISLAEYEKVGLDLEKARVAVQQAEAQYDLAKAGPTADTVAALQSEVSRLQSSLELAKNNYQNTLIHSPISGIVARKSIDPGEMAQPGVPLLVLVNMDQVKVEASIPAEKVNQVKVGEQVDVHVSSLGKVFKGTVEFVSPISDANSSSFPIKVVLDNREGELRAGMLAEVSLPNQTQTANVWKVPSSAILTKDNKQYIFKVDDDVVHQVEVSVGSVAGEWAEVLQGVAQNDRLVLKPTEALTEGGKVVVN, translated from the coding sequence ATGCACAAAGCGAGACAATGGAAGACGCTCGGGACGGTACTGGCAGCTGTTTCGCTGCTGGCAGCGGGATGCAGTGAACCGTCTGCGGCCGGAGAAGCCGAGAAGGTTCCGGTGGTAAAGGTATGGAAGGTCGACGTGGCAGCCGCCAGCACGATTTCCGGCGGGAAAATCGCGCCTTCGGATGAAATTCAGGTCGTATCCAAGCTGCCCGGAAAAGTGGCAGAGATCCATGTAAAGGAAGGCTCTGTGGTCAAGAAAGGGGATCTGCTGCTCACGCTGGATGCCGCGGATTACCGCGAGCAAACCAAGCAGGCAGAAGCCGCGATCGCCAGTGCCCAGGCAAGGCTGCGCGACACGCAGGCCGGGACGCGCACCCAGGAACTGCAGCGTCTGGCCAGCAACGTCGAGCAGGCCCAGGCGGCGCTCCAGGTCGCCGAGAATACGGCTAACCGGATGAAAGCCCTGTTTGATTCAGGCGCGATTTCCCTAGCAGAGTACGAAAAGGTCGGGCTCGATCTGGAGAAAGCGAGAGTGGCCGTCCAGCAGGCGGAGGCGCAGTACGATCTGGCCAAAGCGGGACCGACAGCGGATACCGTCGCTGCCTTGCAATCCGAAGTCAGCCGCCTTCAATCCAGCCTGGAGCTGGCGAAAAACAACTATCAAAACACGCTGATTCACTCCCCGATCAGCGGCATTGTCGCCCGCAAGAGCATCGATCCGGGCGAAATGGCACAGCCCGGCGTGCCGCTCCTGGTCCTGGTGAACATGGATCAGGTAAAGGTGGAGGCAAGCATTCCTGCCGAAAAAGTCAATCAGGTGAAGGTGGGCGAGCAGGTAGACGTGCATGTAAGCAGCCTTGGCAAAGTGTTCAAAGGTACGGTCGAATTCGTCAGCCCCATCTCGGATGCCAACAGCAGCTCCTTCCCGATCAAGGTCGTGCTGGATAATCGAGAGGGAGAGCTGAGAGCGGGGATGCTCGCCGAGGTATCTCTGCCGAATCAGACGCAGACGGCGAACGTCTGGAAGGTGCCTTCCTCTGCCATTCTGACGAAAGACAACAAACAGTATATTTTCAAAGTGGACGATGACGTGGTCCATCAAGTGGAGGTCTCCGTCGGAAGCGTAGCGGGAGAATGGGCGGAAGTGCTCCAGGGTGTGGCTCAAAATGACCGGCTGGTGCTGAAGCCGACAGAAGCGTTAACCGAGGGCGGAAAAGTCGTCGTCAACTAG